CCATGACCATTTTCAGCAGGTAATGTACAGTAGCTATGATAGTTTGGGTCTGTAGTCTAGACAGAGTAAACTGAACAACACCACCCAGTTCCTTTATCTCTGCTCATGTACAGTAGCCCTCCAGGACCAGACTTCAAACAGACACTTGGGGAGAGGACTCCACCAATAATCTAGAATGGcctcctttcctcatctcctctccttcaactGTACTGAAATGAAATTAAAAGAACTGGTGAAAGTCAATTTCTCAGTAGGCATCTATCCCGCTTTATCCCATCCGCCTATCCAATCTTTTTGTTTTCACATCAGTgccaatggaggagaggagacaaggagagaggaaaggaaatcgCTTAAAGACTATTGAGATGCGGCCCTTAGTTGAAGCACTCCACGTAGTTGGCAGGGAGCATGCCTGATTTGCCGGTCCTCTGAACGGTGCCGTACATCCAGCCCTCATCGATGGGCTGAGCGTTTACGATGACGTCACCGTCGCGGAAGGACACCTCGTCGTGGTCCTGCGCTACGTAGTCGTAGAGCGCCCGGTACACTCTCTGAATGGGAGGTATGGCAACAATGTTAATCGTGTGTTTGTGTATACAAAGTTAGTTGTACAACATAAATATCAGGGCACATAAATCATTGATTGTGTGAATTCCCAAAAACAATTCTAAACGAATGAGTGACATATTTTGGATAGTTTCCTAATTAAATTGGCCATGGCATACAAATACGATCCTGTATGAATTAACAAAACCTACTGTAGAAGAATAGACTGTTTGCGTTGGAACTCACCATGGTGACAGATGGGGGGGACTGCTGAGACCTCACAGAGGACATGCTGGTCTGGTGCATGTAGCCGTACCCCGACTGTTGCGGCTGGGCACTCTGATGGTACGCCCCAGGTAGCACAGGAGCTGGTAGTCAAAGACAGACAGGAAGATACAAAGACATTCATGACAAATGTTTAACACCTTTCATTTAGTGCTCAAACTGTTTTTGAGCAGAAATACCATATCCTTAGAGTTTCACTGTGCATATTAGGTGATAGATAGAACATCACATCACAAAGGAATCAGAATGGAACCATGCCATCCCCAGTTGACCTGGACATGAATCAAAAGGTCACTGACTTAGGTATTTATGTGGGTAGAGAAGAGAACAGGGAGAGTTAGGGTTTAAACAGTTAAACACCACAACCATCTCCAAAACCCTTGGAGTCTTTCAAATATTGGGTTAGGGACTTCTGTATACGACATATTAGTGGGCTGTTGGTCAGGGGatagagagacggggagaggtcAGGTGttagagagacgggggagaggtcAGGTGGTAGACGGGGGAGAGGTCAGGTggtagagagacgggggagaggtcAGGTGGGAGAGGTCAGGTGGTAGAGGTCAGGTGGTAGAGGTCAGGTggtagagagacgggggagaggtcAGGTGGTAGAGGTCAGGTggtagagagacgggggagaggtcAGGTGGTAGAGGTCAGGTGGTAAAGGTCAGGTggtagagagacgggggagaggtcAGGTGGTAGAGGTCAGGTGGTAAAGGTCAGGTGGTAAAGGTCAGGTGgtaaagagacaggggagaggtcaggtggtagagagatgggggagaggtcaGGTGGTAAAGGTCAGGTGGtagagagacgggggatagagtaAGGTACTGATAGTAATGGATGAATTAATGAATATATGAATAAATTATGTCTTCTCCTTCCACcgtgtgtttttatttttctgACAGAGCTTACTACCGTCTTGGGACTGCAGTGAGGAGCTGCTGCTGCAAACAGACAGGCTTTTGTCCCACAGGTCAGAGAGCTAACTGACTAGGCCTGCGAGAGCACCGACTGCTGAGATTGCTGCCAGGCACTGCCACAAGAGGGCGAAAGAGACAGTAGGAAAAATAAAAGTCAGGAAAATAACAGAGGCAATGGAAAGAACAAAGAGAACATGAGGAAGATGAAATTCAACTGAACGTAGAAGAGATGAGTGGCGTACTCAGGTAGAGAAATAAAGGTCTAGTTGGAGGGTGACATACAGTTGTCTAGATAAGGTGTGAGGGGAGATGAAAACATCCCGTAAAGTTTGTAGCACCAGACTGTCTGAAAACTTTTAGACTCAACGTTACCCTGCACAAGGTCAAAGATGGAGCCTGGGTCCGTCCACTGATCCTTAAGGTCATTGACAGGGGAAAGGTCATTTAGAGAGAAAAGACAGCAGGGAAAACAGGAATACAAAGGAAAGGAAAACAGAAGTCATGTAGATTACATACGTCCAACTTGGAACTTCTGCCCGCAGAGTGATAAACCTGTCACAATGGATATTTTCTGTTTCCACGAATGTAACTACATTTCCCTTTTATATCAAATATAATCTTTGGTAAATAGTTATTGTAAAGTGTCCATTTGCATTATCTGGGCATCAGCATTAAAAAATTAAAACAAATCAACTAGTTCTGGGCttgtatcagtggaggctgctgaggggaggacggctcataataatggctggaacggaacaTGGAAATCATGTGTTTGATACAATTCCATTCTTcttgctccagccattaccacgagctcgtcctccaattaaggtaccaccaacctcATGTGGCTTGTATCCTGACTGACACTGAACAACCCATAATTGATAGACACTAGACAGCAATTTCATTGTAACTTTGTTTGAGGGACATCACAAATTCTTAAAAGATGAGTTGAATGAATTATCAAATTTCCCGTACTTTAAGGTCAAATCCTTTTTGAGGACGGGTGGTACCCGCCATTTTGTGTGTCACTCACCTACGATGATGCCTCCAGGTCTCCTGTCCATCTCTACCACCTGATGGTGTACTCCCTTGTAGGCTGCCTCGCTCATCATCAGATTGTTCCGGTGGTGCATTCTCTCCATGTTTTGGTCCTCCATCACTGGGGTGCATCCTCGGCCCTTCGTCCGCTCAAAGTCCTCGTGGTACTTTGCCTGCCCAAGCAAAAATGGGTGGTACACTTTCAGCATCGCGATAACAACTCAAGAGTTGTGTGTGGCAGCTTAATGAGAGGAACATTATTGATGTACATTTACACATTTGTGAAATCGTGTTACACCATGCAAATCggctgtcaaacacacacacacacacacacacacaccctttgtgCATGTTGGTCAGAGAGCAACGGGTGTATTTTGGTCAGTATGCAAAACAATTCATCACAAGAAACCATGTAAAAATCACTTTATTAGtaacgcacacagacacagacacagtacagtacattcattATGGCTCCCTCATAACAAGGAAACAGCCATGCTGTTAACTCTTTAGCTGTGTGGGTTAAAAGTGCAGCAGTCCCACATGTGGTGCGCGTCAGTTGTGTTAGATGTCGTTCTGTGACTCCCTGACACTACTCAGTCCGGGCGTGTCCAACTCGCCGCAGGACCGCCCCTTCATCCCGAGCTGGTACTTCACCTGCAACGCACAAAAGTAGGTCGGGTTGCATCTCAATAATCTAAAATAGCTCAAAAGTAATTGGTGGTTATACTGACTAGCACACTCCCACCTAGGCCATTTCCACTACATAGTAGTGGTAGTACTTTTGGTCAGAGCTAACATATACTGTAGGTtgccatttcagatgcatccTATGTGACTTGCTGAGCTGATCTTCTCCTGGTTCTGACGGACTCTCTCCAACTTTGGGGTGACTCCCACACTGGGGGCCTGGAGCTGCTTTTTATGCTTCACCTATGGACACAACATTCACACAACATTAAAACATTCACAACTCAGAGTTTATCCATCTCTGCAACCAGAAAACCAGTTTGCAACCAGAAAATGACATCATTATGACGTCCCATGAGAAATTTAGCTTGCTGGGTATCATTAGTGATTGGCATCTGGGTGAAAACAGTGTCCCGGTTCAGTCACCATGGCGCCAGAGATCCTGCTTGGGCTGCCAGGCTGGGCCCCCGTGTCCCTTCAGTCTGCTCCACTCCCTCAATGGGGGATTGTTCAGCAGGGTCCACTAATGGCTGTAATGACTTAGACTGGACCAGGGCCAGTGTGAAAGGCTGTCTGTgtcaggcaggacaggacagagtttCAGACCAAATTAGTGTACAAAAATCATTGTGGGCTTGTATCTTTCAGGAGTTTACATGGACTGGAGTGAATTAAAATGTTGAattgtaaaataacaacccaGGATTTGACTGAATGGTTGTTCAATGTGTCTGCGGTTTGTGATTTTTAGTTAGCACCATGGAAGCTGTAGAAAATCCAAACAAACCCAGATGAAAAGGGACAGGCAGACACAACAAAGAGGCCTGTTTTCAAAACAAGCTCTTCCTgtgaggtcaaaggtcagacaAGGTTTAACCTCTCACCAAGCTAATGTTCTCCTGGTTTCTGCGGAccctctcaatgtcaacagtttCCATGACTACCGTCCCATTCCCCACCCCGTCTCTGTATTTCACCTGGACGTGGAACAGAGCCGTCACACAACATTACAGTGGCCCTGTTTACGTGCTCATTGTACAAATGACACCATCACTCATCCTCTTGATGATAGTTGAAGACCTTGTTACGATAAGAAAAAGAAGTAAATATATTTAGGTACAGCGTTTTCTGCTAGAGGCTGAACAATACCCTCACAGCAACATACTGGAGTTCATCCAGACCAACGACTACATGTAGGGTACATAGTTGTGTAGAACAATGGATCACATCTTACGTCACTGATTTTCTTTGTTCTCCCTGGCGAAGATGGTTTCCGGAGTGTCGGTGACAGAAGACATCAGGCTTTTCAGCAGCTTTGAGTCCCAAGTGTACTGACACTGGAGGAGTAGAGCAAAAGGGTAACTGTTGACAGATAATACTGCATAaaagtgtgtgtatactgtgtccCTCACTGAGCTGATGTTTCTCTGGTTGATCTTCACTCTCAATCTCAGGGGTGTCGAACACATGAGCCCTTCAGTTTCTCTGCCTCATCCTTGTACTTCTTCTGCATAAAGTTGAGGGAGTTTGACACACCATCCAAGCACATATCCCATTCTGTGGTGTAAAATAAAGTGCAATGCGTGGTGGGATGCTGTACTGAGAGTTATCCCTAACTGACTGTAGACAGCTTTCAGGTAGGCGGCGTGCAGTAGTTCTGATGTGTCTCGGACACTGTTCAATACGAGTTCTCCCTCAGCAGGGCTGTCTGCTTGCAGGAGGCCTGGAAGAGTCAAACACAGACTAACACGTACACTGACAGACTCAGGTCAGCTTGGCAACAACAAGACATCAAAAGCATCATGACAGAAATACTTGTTTTTGTTacctgttgcaaaacattttgctactgTGCGCCAAAACTGAAGAACATACTCACATCCTGGTACTTTCCGCAGGTGCTGGAGTTGTAGGCAAACTCAtggaaaacagaaaggaaaacACTGCACACTGTTGCTCATTctcccaggtgatatttatttTACAACAACATTTCAACGTCTAGGTCGTCATCAGGCATCCATATCCCAGGTGGTGGAAGGTCCTATATATAGGGGCAAtactcagtgacatcacttcctgaaacagGAGGTTAAAAATATATAACATAGGTTCACAATATTAAcattcaatgtatcaaaatatatgatcatacacaaggaatgtgatcaatatttacagtaatatacagttgaagtcggaagtttacatacaccttagccaaatacatttaaactcagtttttcacaattccagacatttaatcctagtaaaaattccctgtcttgggtcagttaggatcaccattttattttaagaatgtgaaatgtcagaataatagtagagtgaatgatttatttcaggtttgatttctgtcatcacattcctagtgggtcagaaatttacatacactcaattagtatttggtagcattgcctttaaattgtttaacttgggtcaaacgtttcaggtagccttccacaagcttcccacaataagttgggtgaattttggcccattcctcctgacagagctggtgtaccttagtcaggtttgtaggcgtccttgctcgcacacactttttcagttcctcccacaaatgttctataggattgaggtcagggctttgtgatggcgacaccaataccttgactttgctgtccttaagccattttgccacaactttggaagtatgcttggtctcattgtccatttggaagacccatttgcgaccaagctttaacttccttacccatgtcttgtgatgttgcttcaatatatccacataattttccaccctcatgatgccatctattttgtgaagtgcaccagtccctcctgcagcaaagcacccacacaacatgatgctgccacacccgtgcatcatggttgggatgatgttcttcggcttgcaagcctccctctttttcctccaaacataacaatggtcattatgaccaaacagttctatttttgtttcatcagaacagaggacatttctccaaaaagtatgatctttgtccccatgtgcagttgcaaaccatagtctggctttttttatgacggttttggagcagtggcttcttccttgctgagcggcctttcaggttatgtcgatataggactcgtttttactgtggaaatagatacttttgtaccggtttcctccagcatcttcacaaggtcctttgctgttgttctgggattgatttgcactttttgcgcaaaagtatgttcatctctaggagacagaacgcgtctccttcttgagcggtatgacggctgtgtagtcccattgtgtttatacttgtgtactattgtttgtacagatgaacgtggtaccttcaggcgtttggaaattgctcccaaggatgaaccagacctgtggaggtctacaattatttttctgaggaattggctgatttcttttgatttccccatgatgtcaagcgaagaggcacggagtttgaaggtaggccttgaaatacactcacaggtacacctccaattgacacaaataatgtcaattaacctatgggaagcatctaaagccattacatcactATCTgtaattttcaaagctgtttattagcacagtcatcttagtgtatgtacacttctgacttgtgatacagtgaataataagagaaacaatctgtctataaacaattgttggaaaaattacttgtgtcatgtacaaagtagatgtcctaacagacttgccaaaactatagtttgttaacaagaaatttgtggagtggttgaaaaacgagtttaaatgacttcaacctaagtgtatgtaaacgtccgactccAACTGTATGTACATACACATGCAATATTTAATTAAGATAAAAAACACAATCATTTGGACATTTTGAAACTATAAAACGGTTTCAAGtcaaactccttgttaaggacaAGAGGAGGCAGTGTGTTCAGCCTGTGGACCCAAAAATATTCCCTTTGAAGAAGTTTCATCTCGTTGTCTCCTCTCCTGCGTGACACCTTGACCATTTCTATTCCAATGTATCTCAGAGAACTAATAGAATGTCCAGCTAGTACAAAATGAACAAAAACTGCATGCTactgtgtgccctaatgaacttGACCAAGGTCTCAAATGAAGGCCTCGACAGAACATAGACAGGCACGTTATAGTCTCTAAAATTAATGTTTAATGAGGCGGTTTCATAAAAGAGAGATGCAGACAAGCGAAGCTTGGGCCCATCTATAAGTGATGAGGGAGGGCCATACGTAGTCTGTGAGCGTTGCTGTT
The window above is part of the Oncorhynchus masou masou isolate Uvic2021 chromosome 30, UVic_Omas_1.1, whole genome shotgun sequence genome. Proteins encoded here:
- the LOC135522862 gene encoding LIM zinc-binding domain-containing Nebulette-like isoform X2, whose amino-acid sequence is MNPPCARCGKIVYPTEKVNCLDKNWHKGCFHCEVCKMTLNMKNYKGYDKKPYCNAHYPKQSFTIVTDTPENLRLRHQSELQSQVKYKKDFEDSKGRGFSIVSDTPELQRLRKTQEQISNAKYHEDFERTKGRGCTPVMEDQNMERMHHRNNLMMSEAAYKGVHHQVVEMDRRPGGIIVAPVLPGAYHQSAQPQQSGYGYMHQTSMSSVRSQQSPPSVTMRVYRALYDYVAQDHDEVSFRDGDVIVNAQPIDEGWMYGTVQRTGKSGMLPANYVECFN